The Bradysia coprophila strain Holo2 chromosome II, BU_Bcop_v1, whole genome shotgun sequence genome has a segment encoding these proteins:
- the LOC119070928 gene encoding uncharacterized protein LOC119070928 has translation MGVQKLIVASDDIEVEIQFDITGKLNDLRKTLIELHHICEDDEKQPWRFVKVDTGKITDMEYEAYIPVKDYIYDTNKIRITSLKKDLQVFADSAQETIEFNVTNTLAELRKALIEKTFIKNDTETTGWRFLSPTFDPERGTVTDAIITMDGSEKTTKVKDFLFGSSKVRMVDVKRKIQPDLIGVSSDYFSDGDINVIISQNGAITKDKFQPIMMTNVRPAREDGVITNFSNVVLCEKGTAVRIRVESRTHKGMMYSIVPDEGDPISLGSICTYTGYTATTYENGDAIIIVSSKELGIPTRERLGFRRLTVKAWKLTSFMKRGKKYFFDEKVRSMSRSVLRGVDPIDGKNMEDATFERRKYVEFHYTNILSNIVHDPNEIYGKVDIDFFVFKSKEAAQNMVEMRINPNFT, from the exons atgggAGTGCAAAAGCTAATCGTTGCGAGTGATGATATAGAAGTAGAAATCCAGTTCGATATCACTGGCAAATTGAACGATTTACGGAAGACTTTGATCGAACTTCATCACATTTGTGAAGACGATGAAAAACAGCCCTGGCGTTTCGTGAAAGTCGACACTGGTAAAATAACTGACATGGAGTACGAAGCATACATTCCAGTCAAGGATTACATCTACGACACGAACAAAATACGTATAACCAGTCTCAAGAAAGATCTGCAAGTATTTGCTGACTCTGCTCAGGAAACCATCGAGTTCAATGTTACGAATACCCTTGCTGAGTTACGAAAAGCTTTGAtcgaaaaaactttcattaaGAACGATACTGAAACTACCGGTTGGCGATTCCTGTCACCAACATTCGATCCGGAGAGAG GTACCGTGACTGATGCAATTATCACAATGGATGGAAGTGAAAAGACAACGaaggtaaaagattttttatttggcAGCAGCAAGGTACGCATGGTCGATGTTAAGCGTAAGATCCAGCCCGATCTAATTGGTGTTAGTTCGGACTATTTCTCGGATGGAGACATTAACGTTATAATATCACAGAAtggcgcaattacgaaagacAAATTTCAACCAATAATGATGACAAATGTTCGACCGGCCAGAGAAGATGGTGTAATTACGAATTTCTCTAACGTAGTTCTGTGCGAAAAAGGCACGGCTGTACGTATCCGCGTGGAAAGTAGGACCCATAAAGGAATGATGTATAGTATAGTACCTGATGAGGGTGATCCTATTTCTCTCGGCTCAATTTGTACATATACAGGATATACAGCAACCACTTACGAGAACGGTGACGCTATTATAATTGTTTCGTCTAAGGAATTGGGCATTCCAACCCGAGAAAGACTTGGATTTCGTCGCTTGACCGTTAAAGCTTGGAAACTCACTTCATTTATGAAGCGtggaaaaaagtatttttttgatGAGAAAGTGAGATCCATGAGTAGGTCAGTTCTGCGTGGCGTTGATCCTATCGACGGAAAGAATATGGAAGATGCTACGTTTGAAAGGCGAAAATACGTAGAGTTCCATTATACTAACATACTATCTAATATTGTGCATGATCCGAATGAGATTTACGGTAAGGTTGACATTGATTTCTTCGTATTTAAATCGAAAGAAGCTGCACAAAATATGGTCGAAATGAGGATTAATCCAAACTTTACATAA